The sequence cgcaaaaaacgtccagtaaacgggaaaaaaaaacgtccgtgtgcaataggcctaattgagataagtacctgtacttgcggggtaccccccactgatgctgccaccctgcctgttttgttCAAATAGCGCTCCTACGCTGCGCTGTGCCCCCCCGGTATTTTCCCCACTCAGTATgcaaatactgagcatcggagcaatggggaggagacgcagtctttctctgtgggagtctccttctctcctggctgtagcgctgtccaatcacatcggagagagtcacagccagggagggttttttttaactttttatttttgtcccactgttgGAAATTAAGTTTTGGGGGTCGGATaaccctctacaatgcattacagtacatgtgttttgtaatgcattggctgtcagcatattaccagtgtaattcactaacagcctgcttgcctgtgagacccagggggctgagtctcacaggcttccgtagaaggcaagccctggtgcctgtggaaggcatcgggctgcattCCCTGTCATCGGGTCTCCGACATTGCAGTGCACGGACCTGATGGGGCCGGAGggggagaaaaatcgtgcatgctgtaatcagcgctgaccgctgcagacaaagggttaatgtgccggcatcggTGCATTCATCGATGCCGGCACAAACAGCAGGGGCTCAGCTGTCAGGAACAgctggacccctgcagctgatcgagtgggcacagctcctgcacccgcctggtCAGAGCGCCGGACATGTACGGCAGCTTGTCGGAAAGTCACTTCCCGCATGCTGGTCACATGGCTGCAGGGTTTTGTTACAGGGGAATGCTCAGATACTATGTAATGATCCCCGCACATGTGATTTCAGCcgttataaaataatataatataatataatatatataaaactttTGCAATAGGAAGACTGCAGAACTTTTCCTGATACTTAAGAAGAAAGGATTGGAGGAGCAAAATCAGGAATATTTTCCTATCATCACTTTTTACTTTCGCAGAGAATAATTAAGGGTGGAGGAGGGGCAGCCCAGCTGACCATGACCCCTGCTGTGGTCGGAGCCGTGATGTGACGGAAGGTCGTTAATGACTTGATGTCTGCTCTGCTGTGGTTATTGATTCAGCACTGATCCCGGGGTTCCCAACTGTTATTTCCTGTAAGCGGCTTAGTGTTATGTAATGGCATTTACTCCCCCAATTACAGATGGGGAGGGGCAGCGAGCGCACTGCCTGGAAACACAGCATCTGTGTTGTAATCATAGGGATTAGGTACAGATGTGTTTTATGTAATGTGCACCCAACAGGGCACATCTGATGAGGAGACCGAAAACACGTCTCTGCCTATAATATGCACAAGAACTGCTGCAGAAGAAATCAGGACATCCCACTCAAGTGACTAATATGAAACGGGAGGCCGCAGGGGCGCAGGGTGCGAGGCCGGGAGGCAGCAGGGGCGCAGGGTGCGAGGCCGGGAGGCAGCAGGGGCGCAGGGTGCGAGGCCGGGAGGCAGCAGGGGCGCAGGGTGCGAGGCCGGGAGGCAGCAGGGGCGCAGGGTGCGAGGGCCGGGAGGCAGCAGGGGCGCAGGGTGCGAGGCCGGGAGGCAGCAGGGGCGCAGGGGTTCGAGGCCGGGAGGCAGCAAGGGGCGCAGGGTGCGAGGCCGGGAGGCAGCAGGGGCGCAGGGTGCGAGGCCGGGAGGCAGCAGGGGCGCAGGGTGCGAGGCCGGGAGGCAGCAGGGGCGCAGGGTGCGAGGCCGGGAGGCAGCAGGGGCGCAGGGTGCGAGGCCGGGAGGCAGCAGGGGCGCAGGGTGCGAGGCCGGGAGGCAGCAGGGGCGCAGGGTGCGAGGCCGCAGGGGCGCAGGGTGCGAGGCAGCAGGGGCGCAGGGTGCGAGGCAGCAGGGGGCGCAGGGTGCGAGCAGCAGGGGCGCAGGGTGCGAGGCAGCAGGGGCGCAGGGTGCGAGGCAGCAGGGGCGCAGGGTGCGAGGCAGCAGGGGCGCAGGGTGCGAGGCAGCAGGGGCGCAGGGTGCGAGGCAGCAGGGGCGCAGGGTGCGAGGCAGCAGGGGCGCAGGGTGCGAGGCCGGGAGGCAGCAGGGGCGCAGGGTGCGAGGCCGGGAGGCAGCAGGGGCGCAGGGTGCGAGGCCGGGAGGCAGCAGGGGCGCAGGGTGCGAGGCCGGGAGGCAGCAGGGGCGCAGGGTGCGAGGCGGGATTGGCCGGGAGGCAGCAGGGGCGCAGGGTGCGAGGCCGGGAGGCAGCAGGGGCGCAGGGTGCGAGGCCGGGAGGCAGCAGGGGCGCAGGGTGCGAGGCACGGGAGGCAGCAGGGGCGCAGGGTGCGAGGACGGGAGGCAGCAGGGGCGCAGGGTGCGAGGCCGGGAGGCAGCAGGGGCGCAGGGTGCGAGGACGGGAGGCAGCAGGGGCGCAGGGTGCGAGGACGGGAGGCAGCAGGGGCGCAGGGTGCGAGGACAGGAGGCAGCAGGGGCGCAGGGTGCGAGGACGGGAGGCACGCAGGGGGCTGCAGGGTGCGAGGACGGGAGGCAGCAGGGGCGCAGGGGTGCGAGGACGGAGGCAGCAGGGGCGCAGGGTGCGAGGACGGGAGGCAGCAGGGGCGCAGGGTGCGAGGACGGGAGGCAGCAGGGGCGCAGGGTGCGAGGACGGGAGGCAGCAGGGTGCGAGGACGGGAGGCAGCAGGGGCGGCATCTCTGGTTAGACTGAGAATAAGACATATAGTAGATGGATATACTGCATTCAAATCACACAGCCACTTATAGGACTGACCTTCGTGATAGCTGAAGACTTCCATGCTCGGCTCTGTGTACGGATTATATGCTGGCTTGAAACGCAGTTTAGTGATTCCTGCAAGAAAACTGCGATTAATCTAGGACACTGACGTAGAGAGCAAAAAGATCTTCCATTTcttgggcagctgtaaccaactgtGACATACTGcatgcaagtgaatgggtcctaagCACGGCCACTGCACAGCTGATCGGTCAGATGCCGAATGTCTGACCCTCACCAATCGGATATTGCTGACCTacacagagaataggtcatcaaaagCCAAAAGCTGTACAACcccctcttagggctctttcacacctgcgttgttgtgttccggcatagagttccgtcgtcggggctctatgccggaagaatcctgatcaggattatcctaatgcattctgaatggagagaaatccgttcaggatgcatcaggatgtcttcagttccggaacggaacgtttttggccggagaaaataccgcagcatgctgcgcttttttgctccggccaaaaatccggaacacttgccgcaaggccggatccggaattaatgcccattgaaaggcattgatccggatccggccttaagctaaacgtcgtttcggcgcattgccgcatccgacatttagctttttcagagtggttaccatggctgccgggacgctaaagtcctggcagccatggtaaagtgtagtgggtgcggggagcagtgtacttaccgtcccgtgcggctccccgggcgctccagagtgacgtcacgggcgccccaagctcatggatcatgtgatcacatggatcacgtcatccatgcgcatggggcgctctgacgtcattctgagcgcccgggagccgcacggactgtaagtataccgctcccccgctccccactactactatggcaaccaggactttaatagcgtcctgtgtgccatagtaacactgaaccgcatttggaagacggttcagtcttcaaatgctttcagtacacttgcgtttttccggatccggagtgtaattccggcaagtggagtacatgccggatccggacaacgcaagtgtgaaagagccctaaaaggagttttccgggattcacatattggtgacctatcctcagaataggtcatcagtatctgatcggtggggttcttgtacataggaagcagtattatagtagttatattcttgtacataggagcagtattatagtagttatattcttgtacataggaggcagtattatagtagttatattcttgtacataggaggcggtattatagtagttatattcttgtacataggagcagtattatagtagttatattcatgtacataggggcagtattatagtagttatattcttgtacataggagcagtattatagtagttatattcttgtacagaggaggcagtattatagtagttatattcttgtacataggagcagtattatagtagttatattcttgtacataggaggcggtattatagtagttatattcttgtacataggagcagtattatagtagttatattcttgtacataggaggcagtattatagtagttatattcttgtacatagaagcagtattatagtagttatattcttgtacataggagcagtattatagtagttatattcttgtacataggaggcagtattatagtagttatattcttgtacataggagggcagtattatagtagttatattcttgtacataggagcagtattatagtagttatattcttgtacagaggaggcagtattatagtagttatattcttgtacataggagcagtattatagtagttatattcttgtacagagggagtcagtaatatagtatttatattcttgtacatagggggcagtattatagtagttatattcttgtacatagggggcagtattatagtagttatattcttgtacataggagcagtattaaagtattatattcttgtacataggaggcagtattatagtagttatattcttgtacataggagcagtaattatagtagtttatattcttgtatatggtaggcagtattatagtagttatattcttgtatattggtaggcagtattatagtaggttatatattcttgtacacaagaGGCAGTATTAATAAAGTCTTGCAGAAAGGAAGTTATGTAGTAGTCAAAGGGGCTCTCCGGGGCTTTTACTATATTCTAGATTCAGACATCCTTTGATAGTAAGATTGTTTCACCACTACTTACGATAATGGCGCGCCGCCAATTCCACAATCTGGGCTTTGCTCACAGCACTACACATGGCAGGGCAATTATGGCAAACAAAATCTACATTATTTTTACTTTATGGACGACTGATTATAatctagatcaggggtgcacaacattttctggttgggggccacattgtcagactgaaggaatcccaaggtctgaaaataaaagttaaaaaggggtattaccaactgatatactgtatttattacATATtgttcatacagtatatactataaatgtctggttacacctccaggattcccatctaatggaagaatacatgaaaaatgcatgtgGGCAGCCACAAGACAGACATACTTTTCCGTTACCAGATGGTTGTGAtatcgagggccgcatgtggcccccgggccgtaggttgtgcacccctgatctagatTATCTTTTTTCCTGCTATATTAACTAAAAACATGTCCAGGGGgtgtgcaatatatatatatatatatatatatatatatatatatatatatacacacacacacacacagtacagaccaaaagtttggacacgccttcttattcaaagagttttctctttatttcatgactatgaaggcatcaaaactatgaattaacacatgtggaattattatACATaacaaaagtgtgaaacaactgaaaatatgtcatattctaggttcttcaaagtagccaccttttgctttgattactgctttgcacactcttggcattctcttgatgagcttcaagaggtagtcccctgaaatagttttccaaccgtcttgaaggagttcccactgatgcttagcacttgttggcccttttgccttcacgctgcagtccagctcaccccaaaccatctcgattgggttcaggtccggtgactgtgaaggccaggtcatctggcgcagcaccccatcactctccttcatggtcaaatagcccttactttcaaagttttccaatttttcggctgactgactgaccttcatttctttaaagtaatgatggcccactcgtttttctttacttagctgcttttttcttgccataatacaaattctaacagtctattcagtaggactatcagctgtgtatccacctgacttctcctcaacgccactgatggtcccaaccccatttataaggcaagaaatcccacttattaaacctgacagggcacacctgtgaagtgaaaaccatttcaggggactacctcttgaagctcatcaagagaatgccaagagtgtgcaaagcagtaatcaaagcaaaaggtggctactttgaagaacctagaatatgacatattttcagttgtttcacacttgtttgttatgtatataattccacatgtgttaattcatagttttgatgccttcagtgtgaatctacaattttcatagtcatgaaaataaagaaaactctttgaatgagaaggtgtgtccaactatatatatatgtatgtgtgtgtaccacAAGATTTTCATTTCCGTGCCCTCTCTATAATAACCTAAAGCAAACATGCACTATGGTCATTGTGAAATTAAGCCTTGCACCTACCAAGTTTAGTGAAAAATTCCTTCAAAACTCCCATGAGATCTCCTAAGGTGAGTCCATAGTCGGCCACAACGCCCTCTATCTGGTGGAATTCAGCTAGATGGGTGGCGTCCAGCGTCTCATTCCTGAATACTCGGTCAATGGAGAAATATTTCACCGGCGTAAACTCCTTCTACACAACAGAGGGAAAGAGAAAGCAGTCTAGAAGCAGCTTCACTCCAGATCACAAGTCACCAACACTCCAGCACGCGTACTTACCTGCTGAGCAACTTGGTAGAGCATCCGAGCACTGACCGCTGTGGTGTGTGTCCGCAGGAGATTCTTCTTGGCCTCATTTATGCTCCAATCATATTTATACCTGCAAAGGTTAATTAGAAATAAATAGTTAGAGGACATTATACATTCTCCTCCCACCATAGTAAGACAGATGGAGGAGCTGTGTGACATGGAGTCAGcccctcccaccacagggtgacacacacaggaggaggagctatgtgacatggagtctgcccctcccaccatggagtggcacagacaggagggaggagctaagtgacatggagtctgcccctcccaccatggagaggcacagagaggagggaggagctatgtgacatggagtctgcccctcccaccacagggtgacacacacaggaggaggagctatgtgacatggagtctgccctcccaccacagggtgatAGACAGATgtgaggagctatgtgacatggagtctgcccctcccaccacagggtgacagaaagaagggaggagctatgtgagagtctgctcctcccaccacagggtggcacacacaggaggaggaggagctatgTTATATGCTCCCCATCACAATGACATAAAAAGCACACCCTAATCTCTCACCCTTGTGATCCATAGCCGCCTTCAGAATGAACTTTTTTCACCCGCTCTAGATAATCCATAGGAAATTCTGATGCCATTGCTGGAtctgaacaaaaataaaataaaaaaattgagctCTCATGTTTAACCGCAAAAGTGCAAAGAAAACGACTTTTTCGGTTCCCATAGCAGCAGTTTATTACATTTAGGTATATTTTCTACTCCAGGATTTCGGTGATCTGATAACCTGTCTGATGTAAAGCAGTAAGCAGCAGaccgggagggaggagggggatgcagctgcaaaaTCTTCTCCTCTACTTTATGAGAGTGCATGCTGCGCGGCGGCGCTTATTGGTCGCTGTGGTGCGAGGCGCGAACACACACAACACGCCGACACCCACCCTGCAGGAAGAAGGTGTCGTGCTGGTCTCTGGCCGGGTGCTGCTGAGGTTGGAACAGAGCGTCAAAGTTCCAGAAGGAGCTCTCTATGAAGTTATTTGTCGGCATCTCTgtaaatctggaaaaaaaaaaaagacgctaCGGTGAAGTCTCCGGATATACAGGCTACGATGTACGGCAGGGATcggcaacctgcggcactccagcggGGGttacagcatgctgggagttgtagtagctGTAGTGCTGAAGGTTGTACGATAAGTGATGTAGCGGGCATGGAGGGCTTCACTCACCCCATCTCTAAGAAGATCTGTCTAAACTGTGTGCGGACTTTCATCAGGGGGTGCAGGTGCCCACACTCCGGCATCACTCCCAAGGCGTTGAAATTATAGGCTTTAAACGTCTTGTCTCTCCAAGAACCACTGGAAACGGTAAACCAAGAAATGATGAGAGAAATCTTCTATGACCAGCGGTGGGGCAAGTTCTGCTGGGACACATGGGGGGGGCTACATCATCACCGTCCTGCAACTGATAACAGGGGGCGTGCAATCACGAGCAGAATACCTGGCGATCATTTCGGGGGTCAGGTCCGTCTCCTGCTTTGTAATACTTGTGCTGAAGCCTTTGCCCTTCGTCACCCAGTAGGTTTTAATCGTCCTGAATGCAGATCAGATAAATGAGATACATTATAAACGACATGACAAACTGCAGGGGGCGCTACGCGTGACCTGTTTGGTCGGTTGGTAGCTCTGGCACAGCGGTCTATGATCAGTGACTCCAGTCTGAAACCGTCTGACGTCCACCTCCTGTTCTGTCCCTCCCCCCATGCTTTATGCTGCAGTACTGCTCGTTCAGATCAGCTGCTGTGTTTAAGTATACGTTCGGCCGAAGACATTAGGGGCGATTTTTCAAAGGCTGGAGTGTTAAGCTGGTCTTTGATCGTCCCTGTGCTGCCGGAGGCGTGCCACGCCCTGTACATTAGGCACATCCTCAGGCGGTCTGCGCGCCTAATTTTTAATCTACCCCGGTCCCTGACGAGAGTAGATTTCAGACCTTATTTACGCCCGGAAACAAGAGTAGATGTTAGTGAATAGCCCGTTCCCTGACACTCCCCAAAGGCCAGGATGTTGTAAAAAACACCCAACGGGCGTTTTACATGGGTTtagcaactttttatttttttaagccaaaATCTGGCATAGTGATTTTAATGAATGACCCCCATTATTTCCAGTACAAGGAGGATAGAATGACATCCTTGGCCAGGATTAGAGTTCCCTCCGATCTTGGGCGTTTTAACCCTTAGATCCCGTGTCAATACTAACCCCTGCATCTAAGATCTCAGTCACGCGGCCTCAttaaaatctgtgataaaatggtCAGCGATTCACCCGTGAAGATTTCTGTGATGAATCCATGTTTGGTCTGTGTTCCACGGAAACACTGCACAGctcgtgttttttgttttttttttacagtcccatagactataatgggcgtgactgATCCGTAACCACACAAAATAGGGCGCGCTGCCGTGGTAAAACCCTGATGTGATGTATGGGTAAGTGTGACCCAAGGCTTTTCACAGGAGGGTGCCAATGAGATTTCATGACAGATTGGGATTGACATAGGCCCCCAGGACTGCTAGAGACATAGCCTAATAGCCTGTGGCCCctgatcggcagaggtgctgGGAGTCGGGCCCTCATCCATCCGATACTGAAGGCCTACCCTAAGGCTAACCGCACACATAGAGAGCTGTCCCTACGGAGGGTAAGAGGCCCGCTGCCTCTCCCCAAGAACAGGGAGATGGACTCCAACTGCCCACGGCCCCCGTATTAGATGGTAGGCCAAAACTGGCAGGTTCCAGCGACATTTATCTTTAGGAGAGGCCCATGGGGCTCTGTAGAATCACAATCAGAGGAGACGTACACAGCGGTAAAGCCGCCTGAGATCCCAGATACATCATGTCTGAAGTGGGAAGTAAGTCCGGGGTACACTGATCAAACGCCCTCTGCTGGTAGAACTGAAGGTTACAacactgccccctgctgcagGAACTAGAAATGCAGACATCATACTCACGGACAAGCACACACACCAAGGCTTTTAACTGGGATTAGAAAACATGGCACCACACCTCTCCATAGGAAACGCTTGAATTAATGGGCCGTGCGCctcccccttaaagggtttctgtcccccaaatttcgctattaaacaggctgacattataggatgtgaaaatgtcacctgaatatTACTCTGCATTTCTTTCATTTAAGTATGACCCTGTTttcgtgtaattttaacttttattatatgcaaataagcctctaggagcagggacgGGGGGGGGTTGCACTGCTTCTAGAGGCTCCGtcgcccacctcatttccacaccctactgtcttgattgacagggccaggccagcgttagTTCTCCTGCTGCCGCACCagtctgccgtgtaaatctcgcATCTGCACCGCcccgttcagtatttggcgcagtGAGAAAGCTAGCTGACGTTGGTTCTCCTGCTGCCGCACCagtctgccgtgtaaatctcgcatctgcgccgtcccgttcagtgtttggcgcagacgcagtgagaaAGCCTGCtttctcactgcgccgaatactgaacgggacagcgcaagatttacacggcagatggggccagcaggagaaccaacgTCAGCTAGCTTTCTCactgcgccaaatactgaacgggGCGGCGCAGATGCGAGATTTACATGGCAGAcggggccagcaggagaaccaacgGCAGCCGGCTTTCTGACTTCACCTGCGCCGAATACCATTCACTGACAGATAGCACAAAAAGTAACAGAGGTTCAGAAAACGTGCACATGTTTATTAAGGAGCTTATCCCTCAATAATCAGCTCTCTGTGCACCAACTGCTTGGTGAGCAAGTTTTTATTTCTCTGGAGCCAATCAGaccaagcagagctgcagtgtaaagcaaggGGAACAGAACAAGCACAAGCTGGAGTCGCTGTGATGTAAGGAAGCAGCACTGTCGCCCATAGGTGGCGATGTCATGCTATCCAGAGAGACAATCCTTTGGTACTTACACCTCATTAAGAAGTTTCCTTTTCTTCAGCTCGCTCTTGTCCTTCTCGTTCACGTGGTCCGACCTTCCTTGCAGAACGAGCTGAAGCTTCTCCTTCACTGTGTCCTCCACTGCGTCTACCTGAGAAGGAGGAGCATTAACTGGTTAAGTGTGGTGCCCGCATCTTGGGATCAAATCTCACCAGGGTACGGTTCACAGAAGTTTCCTCTAACTCTCCAGATATAGCAGCTTATCCAACCAAACGTATCTCCTGATGGAATCAGAGACCCCCGGGGTGTCACATTTACCCCACTAGTCTGTGGCAAACCCAGCCGGGCTAGAAAATGGTGGACCAGCTCTTCCTTCCAAGCTCTCTCTGCCCTTGCCAGCCTTCTGCACAGAGCCGGGCGGTAACTGACAACACACCGTGCCATCTACCCAGGACAGGTGGTTACAGAGAGCGGTCCTTTACTTGGACCTTCTTTAAGACATTGGGCAATACTCTTACACTCACAAGCCCACACTCGGTTTGCAGATACCAGCTGAAAGCCTGCCAGTCGTTTTTGTTTTTAtctcctgtagaaatgtcctacccttttccacaaaacggacaagaataggacatgttctctcttttttttatgcggctgcagaacggacatacgaatGCAGACATCAGTCTTTACTGTGCAGTATACATAAGAATGGGCGAGCTTTATTTTTGGGGGCTGCAGGATTACGAAGATAACTAATTTAGGGCTATTTTTTTGTCTGCAtacgatccgcatttttttggcGGGTCAGATCTGGAccgattcacttcaacggggccacaaaaagatgcagacagcacacagtgtgttttCCGCATCTGTACGTATGTTCCATGGTATCCGCAAAAAtatagcacatgtcctattcttgtccgcattgtattaaaaaaattaaaatattacattttaCCGGTAATTCTATTTCCATGAATTCACCATGACGGCACACACAAGGAGATtgccccctgacctctgtaggggcaggaactgaGAAGAgattaaattgccccctcccaccaccattctcCAGTGTTTAAAAAATGACTAACAGTccaatatactatatataccaCCGGTATTACTTCATACCAGAAAAATACTAATTAAATTAGAAGAGGGGAGCGATTATTGTGCAGTCGCGGTGGAattcatggaaacagaattactgGCAAGACTAATTCCGAttttccatatcatcaccatgacggcacaCACAAGGAGAACTAAAAATTTACTATGTTTaagaggcggggggggggaaggggggagctaCCGCCTGGAGGACCTTACGTCCATATTACAGGTGCGCGGATCTAGACAAGTCTAGTCTATAATGTTTTATAAAGGTATGCACATTGGTCCAGGTTGCAGCTTTGCATATCTTGTCCAATGAAGCACCAGCTTTCTCTGCGTAAGAAGACACTGCTCTAGTGCTCTGATGTTCTCTGGACAAACTAGGCCTGGAATTTAATAACAAAGAGATAGTATCTTTGATCCATCTTGCAGTGGAAGACCTGGAAACCCTCCTGCCTTATTCCTTCCTGCAAATTAGATAAGTAGGTTGTCTAACTTCCTGAAGTCTTTAGTAACTTCCAAATACCTCAACACCGTGGGTCTAACATCTAAAGTATGAAACGTAAGCTCCTTTTCATTTTTAAGATTGATTACAAAAAGGAAGGTAAAATAATTTCCTGATTTCTGTGAAGTAGGACACAATTTTGGGGAGAAAACCCgggtctacagggagtgcagaattattaggcaagttgtatttttgaggattaattttattattgaacaacaaccatgttctcaatgaacccaaaaaactcattaatatcaaagctgaatatttttggaa is a genomic window of Bufo bufo chromosome 1, aBufBuf1.1, whole genome shotgun sequence containing:
- the FARSA gene encoding LOW QUALITY PROTEIN: phenylalanine--tRNA ligase alpha subunit (The sequence of the model RefSeq protein was modified relative to this genomic sequence to represent the inferred CDS: inserted 1 base in 1 codon; deleted 1 base in 1 codon), which codes for MADNSAAELLLQKLRDGECGGLDSLELAGVLGVDHQQVVGAVKSLQSLGEIIEAEQRTSKKWELSAEGQEIAESGSHEVRLLQSLPKEGLLQSELMKLPIAKVGFSKAMSNRWIRLDKAAEGGPRVYRTVDAVEDTVKEKLQLVLQGRSDHVNEKDKSELKKRKLLNEVTIKTYWVTKGKGFSTSITKQETDLTPEMIASGSWRDKTFKAYNFNALGVMPECGHLHPLMKVRTQFRQIFLEMGFTEMPTNNFIESSFWNFDALFQPQQHPARDQHDTFFLQDPAMASEFPMDYLERVKKVHSEGGYGSQGYKYDWSINEAKKNLLRTHTTAVSARMLYQVAQQKEFTPVKYFSIDRVFRNETLDATHLAEFHQIEGVVADYGLTLGDLMGVLKEFFTKLGITKLRFKPAYNPYTEPSMEVFSYHEGLKKWVEVGNSGVFRPEMLLPMGLPDGVSVIAWGLSLERPTMIKYGINXIRELVGHKVNLQMVYDSPVCRLDS